From the Patescibacteria group bacterium genome, one window contains:
- the mnmA gene encoding tRNA 2-thiouridine(34) synthase MnmA, whose protein sequence is MNRKKKKVFVAMSGGVDSSVAAALLKRAGFNVVGIYMKCWVEGLACTTQEDERSARLAAQHLGISFYVWNFIDQYKEKVVEYMLKGYEAGVTPNPDIMCNREIKFGLFFKKTMELGADHVATGHYVRVKKKNTGYALLKGKDSDKDQSYFLAMISPKVLEKTLFPIGEYTKTQVRAFARKIGLPNAERKDSQGICFVGKVEIGDFLRLHIPQKAGVIVSSSGEVLGEHDGAHYYTLGQRQGLGLAGGPYYVAKKDIETNTLQVTREEQDIMTSELLVKNVNWFLPLKEKTGISAKFRYRQEDVFVTIEELKDGSIRVIPEVPQRAITPGQFAVFYHGEELLGGGVIFTEVI, encoded by the coding sequence ATGAACAGAAAGAAAAAGAAAGTATTTGTTGCAATGTCGGGCGGTGTGGATAGTTCGGTCGCTGCGGCTCTCTTGAAAAGAGCCGGTTTTAATGTTGTTGGAATATATATGAAGTGCTGGGTAGAAGGCTTAGCCTGTACGACACAGGAAGACGAGCGCTCAGCAAGATTGGCTGCCCAGCATCTTGGTATTTCCTTTTATGTTTGGAACTTTATTGACCAATATAAAGAAAAAGTGGTGGAGTACATGCTCAAAGGATATGAGGCAGGAGTTACCCCCAACCCGGATATTATGTGCAACCGAGAAATCAAGTTTGGCCTGTTTTTCAAAAAGACAATGGAGCTGGGAGCAGACCATGTTGCTACCGGACACTACGTGAGGGTAAAGAAAAAGAATACAGGATATGCTCTACTGAAAGGGAAGGATTCAGACAAAGATCAGTCATACTTTTTGGCCATGATAAGCCCCAAGGTATTAGAAAAGACCTTGTTTCCTATCGGTGAATACACAAAGACCCAGGTACGGGCTTTTGCAAGAAAGATTGGACTCCCCAATGCAGAGCGCAAAGATAGTCAGGGTATATGTTTTGTGGGAAAGGTAGAGATTGGGGATTTTTTGCGTTTGCACATCCCGCAAAAAGCAGGTGTCATTGTTTCTTCTTCTGGTGAGGTCTTGGGAGAGCATGACGGCGCCCATTATTATACCTTAGGACAGCGACAGGGTCTTGGATTGGCTGGTGGGCCTTACTATGTTGCGAAAAAGGATATTGAAACCAATACCCTACAGGTAACGAGGGAAGAACAGGATATTATGACATCCGAGCTTTTGGTAAAGAATGTGAACTGGTTTTTGCCTCTCAAGGAAAAGACTGGTATTTCGGCGAAGTTTCGTTATCGACAAGAGGATGTTTTTGTAACCATTGAAGAACTCAAAGATGGTTCAATTCGAGTAATCCCAGAAGTTCCCCAGCGAGCCATTACTCCGGGGCAATTTGCGGTGTTTTACCATGGAGAGGAGCTTTTAGGCGGTGGAGTTATCTTTACCGAAGTGATATAG
- the tpiA gene encoding triose-phosphate isomerase, translated as MKPIIIANWKMNPGTLRQAKTLFSAAQKAARSGKVEVVVCPPYPYLAALRQMTKKVALGAQNCSWEDKGPLTGEVSAKQLKDIGCRYVIIGHSERKKYLAETLGMTRAKVQAALRAGLSVILCVENARELQMIMKKTKSFKNILVVFEPSSAISTQGGTRVTPEDIANMVQTMKKVAGRNVPVLYGGSVDAKTIRHILLLGKVQGALVGAASLEPKEFATLVKNAL; from the coding sequence ATGAAACCCATCATCATTGCAAACTGGAAAATGAATCCAGGTACTCTCAGGCAGGCAAAAACCTTGTTTTCTGCTGCACAGAAGGCAGCAAGATCAGGAAAGGTAGAAGTTGTGGTGTGTCCTCCTTATCCCTATCTTGCGGCCCTGCGCCAGATGACAAAAAAAGTTGCCCTGGGGGCTCAGAATTGTTCCTGGGAGGACAAAGGTCCTCTCACGGGAGAGGTTTCCGCAAAGCAGCTCAAGGATATTGGATGCAGGTATGTCATTATAGGACATTCAGAACGAAAGAAGTACTTAGCTGAAACGTTGGGCATGACACGAGCGAAAGTCCAAGCTGCTTTAAGAGCGGGATTGAGTGTTATCTTGTGCGTTGAGAATGCGAGAGAGCTTCAGATGATAATGAAAAAAACCAAGAGTTTTAAAAACATTCTGGTGGTGTTTGAGCCGTCTTCTGCAATCAGCACGCAGGGAGGTACGCGTGTTACGCCAGAAGATATTGCAAACATGGTTCAGACAATGAAAAAGGTGGCAGGAAGAAACGTTCCCGTATTGTACGGAGGGAGCGTGGATGCAAAAACCATCCGGCATATTCTCTTGCTGGGAAAGGTGCAGGGAGCTTTGGTGGGAGCTGCTTCCTTGGAGCCAAAGGAATTTGCCACCCTTGTCAAAAATGCGCTTTAA
- a CDS encoding nucleoside monophosphate kinase: protein MIPSKRFPIVIILGKSGSGKGTQAKLLSDKTGFHIVSSGKLLRSRIKKKDFLGKKLRKIIYGGGLAPSPLIFHLWLHEFERLLPQRKIKGLIFEGSPRKLYEAFLLDEVLEFYSANKNMRVVHIQLSNKEARKRLHKRGRVDDELNEVNKRLRWFKIEVTPTVKHYRMEKILVEVNGEQSVEKVHQEIMRKLKTFLM, encoded by the coding sequence ATGATACCTTCTAAACGTTTTCCCATAGTTATTATCTTAGGGAAATCGGGATCTGGAAAAGGAACTCAGGCAAAGCTTCTTTCTGATAAAACTGGATTCCACATTGTGAGCTCTGGCAAGCTGCTCCGCTCTCGGATAAAAAAGAAAGACTTTCTCGGCAAGAAACTACGCAAGATTATCTATGGTGGAGGCCTCGCTCCTTCGCCCCTTATCTTTCACCTATGGCTTCACGAGTTTGAGCGTTTGCTTCCACAGCGCAAGATCAAAGGCCTTATCTTTGAAGGAAGTCCGAGAAAGCTGTATGAGGCATTCCTTTTAGACGAAGTGCTGGAGTTCTACAGTGCCAACAAGAATATGCGTGTTGTGCACATTCAGCTTTCAAACAAGGAAGCGAGAAAAAGATTGCACAAGCGCGGGCGTGTCGATGATGAGCTCAACGAAGTTAATAAGCGTCTCCGTTGGTTCAAGATTGAGGTAACCCCGACTGTAAAACACTATCGCATGGAGAAAATACTTGTTGAAGTGAACGGTGAGCAGTCAGTCGAGAAAGTTCACCAGGAGATTATGCGAAAGCTGAAGACCTTTTTGATGTGA
- the map gene encoding type I methionyl aminopeptidase → MIVVKSKQDIREMRDGGAILARILDRVATAVNPGVTTKELDAVTRKLILGAEAETAFLGYQGFPGVVCTAVNEEGVHVPPSQRKLREGDILTLDMGLKWKGWYLDMARTLPVGEVNQEKQHLIKVTKKALNLGITKARVGDRLGDIASTIQEYVESNGYNVVRELCGHGIGRELHEDPKVLNYGKAHTGKKLKEGMVIAIEPMVTVGDWKLVLAKDGHSYNTKDGSLFCHFEDTIAITRRGPVVLTR, encoded by the coding sequence GTGATTGTCGTTAAATCAAAACAAGATATTCGAGAGATGCGGGATGGAGGTGCAATCCTCGCCCGCATTTTAGATAGGGTTGCCACTGCGGTGAATCCTGGAGTGACAACCAAGGAGCTGGATGCTGTAACCAGAAAGCTCATCTTGGGGGCTGAAGCTGAGACTGCGTTTTTAGGATATCAAGGGTTTCCTGGGGTTGTGTGCACTGCAGTGAATGAAGAAGGAGTGCATGTTCCGCCTTCTCAAAGAAAGCTCCGAGAGGGAGACATCCTTACCTTAGACATGGGCCTTAAATGGAAGGGGTGGTATTTGGATATGGCCCGCACCCTTCCTGTCGGAGAGGTTAATCAAGAAAAACAGCACTTGATTAAGGTTACCAAAAAGGCCTTGAATCTTGGTATTACAAAAGCGCGAGTGGGGGATCGCTTAGGTGATATTGCAAGCACCATCCAAGAGTATGTTGAAAGCAATGGGTATAATGTGGTGCGCGAGCTTTGCGGGCACGGCATTGGCAGGGAACTTCACGAAGATCCCAAGGTATTAAACTATGGTAAAGCTCATACCGGCAAAAAGCTAAAGGAAGGCATGGTTATTGCTATTGAGCCCATGGTAACGGTGGGAGATTGGAAGCTGGTCTTGGCAAAAGATGGCCATAGCTATAACACCAAAGATGGTTCTCTGTTTTGCCATTTTGAAGATACTATTGCCATTACCAGAAGAGGACCTGTGGTGCTCACAAGGTAG
- a CDS encoding MazG-like family protein, whose amino-acid sequence MASLKRNSSILDYQEFVRQVYGLNNDRYFSTTDILTQVQRFCMRGLKGIRKGERQKTTLNFLIALCWFMSLMNQLHIDLAAATWQRFPSLCSYCGSCPCVCKKQKVKKRKRVIARNGKKPKTIAEFQRMFSVIYPKESRTLEHAGIHLGEEMGELAEAVLAYRGGRNEEDFEKVAEEGADFLSCLFGVCNSWDIEVAKELAAMFPENCHVCKKAPCECSFQSITDFKS is encoded by the coding sequence ATGGCTTCGCTCAAGCGCAACAGCAGTATTCTTGATTACCAGGAGTTTGTACGGCAGGTGTACGGTTTAAACAACGACCGCTACTTTAGCACTACAGACATTCTTACCCAGGTGCAGCGCTTTTGCATGCGCGGCCTTAAGGGAATCCGCAAGGGCGAGAGACAAAAGACAACACTCAATTTTTTGATTGCCCTCTGCTGGTTTATGTCTTTAATGAATCAGTTGCATATTGATCTCGCAGCTGCAACTTGGCAAAGGTTTCCCAGCCTCTGTTCATACTGCGGGAGTTGTCCGTGTGTTTGCAAAAAACAGAAGGTAAAGAAACGAAAAAGGGTTATAGCAAGAAACGGCAAGAAGCCAAAAACCATTGCAGAGTTTCAGCGCATGTTCTCTGTTATTTATCCTAAAGAGAGTAGAACCCTTGAACATGCGGGTATCCATCTGGGAGAGGAAATGGGGGAGCTGGCCGAAGCAGTGTTGGCATACCGAGGGGGAAGGAATGAAGAGGACTTTGAAAAAGTAGCTGAAGAGGGCGCAGATTTTCTTTCCTGCCTGTTTGGTGTATGTAATTCATGGGATATTGAGGTTGCAAAGGAGCTTGCAGCAATGTTTCCTGAGAACTGCCATGTGTGCAAAAAGGCTCCATGCGAGTGTAGTTTTCAGTCCATCACCGATTTTAAGTCCTAA
- the secY gene encoding preprotein translocase subunit SecY has protein sequence MTWFRNIIRTFQIPDLRKKILFVLGVFVLFRLMANIPMPGIETERIQQFFANNQLFGLLNLFTGGALDSLSIVMLGLGPYITAVIIMQLLTMIVPALERMYKEEGEAGRQRFNQYGRYLAIPFALLQGYGFLTLLTQQQVIDRLSPEILVTSLVTITAGTILLMWLGELITEKGIGNGVSLLIFAGIITGFPASIRQLSLAYDPTRLPAYIAFFVMAIVIIAGVVFITEARRNISVSYAKRIRGNKMYGGVSTYLPLQVNPAGVIPIIFALSLLTLPGILASFLVGIGGVVGGIANAIQNFLVNQLAYGILFFSLVVMFTFFYTAVTFDPKSISTNLQKMGGFIPGVRPGASTAHFLSFILNRILLIGAVFLGTIAVLPSIVQWVTGIGAFQFLLGGTALLIVVSVVLETMRQIRAQLQMREYDTF, from the coding sequence ATGACCTGGTTTCGCAACATTATTCGTACATTCCAGATCCCAGACTTAAGAAAGAAAATCCTGTTTGTTCTGGGCGTGTTTGTCCTGTTCCGCCTCATGGCAAACATTCCTATGCCCGGCATTGAGACCGAGCGTATCCAGCAGTTCTTTGCAAACAACCAGCTGTTCGGGCTCTTAAACCTCTTTACCGGGGGAGCTTTAGACAGTTTATCTATTGTTATGCTGGGACTTGGCCCCTACATTACAGCTGTCATTATCATGCAGTTATTAACCATGATTGTTCCGGCTCTAGAGCGAATGTATAAGGAAGAAGGGGAGGCGGGAAGGCAGAGGTTTAACCAGTACGGACGATACTTGGCAATACCCTTTGCCTTGCTGCAGGGATACGGATTTTTGACCCTGCTGACCCAACAACAGGTCATTGACCGCCTGAGTCCGGAAATCTTGGTTACGTCGCTGGTAACGATTACGGCAGGGACAATACTTTTAATGTGGCTTGGAGAGCTCATTACAGAGAAAGGCATTGGGAACGGAGTGTCACTCCTCATTTTTGCGGGTATTATTACAGGATTTCCTGCCTCAATCAGGCAGCTGTCGCTTGCTTATGACCCAACCCGACTCCCAGCCTATATTGCCTTTTTCGTCATGGCGATTGTGATTATTGCAGGGGTAGTGTTTATCACGGAGGCGCGAAGAAACATTTCAGTTTCCTATGCAAAGCGGATTAGAGGAAACAAGATGTATGGCGGGGTTTCAACATATCTGCCCTTGCAGGTGAACCCGGCAGGAGTTATCCCTATCATCTTTGCCTTGTCTCTGTTGACTCTTCCTGGCATACTAGCCTCTTTTCTTGTGGGAATTGGAGGTGTCGTTGGAGGTATTGCAAACGCCATTCAGAATTTTTTGGTAAACCAATTGGCATATGGCATTCTTTTCTTTTCGCTTGTGGTGATGTTTACTTTTTTCTATACTGCAGTAACCTTTGATCCAAAATCAATTTCTACAAACTTGCAAAAGATGGGGGGTTTTATACCGGGAGTGCGCCCTGGCGCCTCCACTGCCCATTTTCTCTCTTTTATCTTAAACCGCATTTTGCTTATTGGCGCCGTGTTCTTGGGAACCATTGCGGTCTTGCCCTCTATTGTGCAATGGGTAACAGGCATTGGCGCGTTTCAATTCTTATTGGGAGGAACCGCCCTCCTCATTGTGGTTTCCGTGGTTTTAGAAACCATGCGCCAGATACGCGCCCAGCTTCAAATGAGAGAGTATGATACCTTCTAA
- a CDS encoding lipase maturation factor family protein, whose product MSKENKKVEFPLLVYDGDCTFCRAWVDYWKSLTGDRVAYAPFQEVAEQFPTIPLKEFKNSVQLITPKGKIYSGAHGVFRTLALGKAVKWLLFMYLRVPGFAFFSELFYRIIARHRGLAYFLTKVFWGKQLIRPSYILVRWLFFRLFGVVYLTAFISLFLQLSGLVGSNGILPASNFLEVLIDNLGPKAFWFFPTVAWLNVSDLFLHLVALVGAVLSLLLIFGITRTRLLAALWFLYLSLFTVGQVFLSFQWDILLLEVGFLAILLTLSQNVIWLFRWLLFKFILMSGAVKLLSGDIIWRNFTALNFHYQTQPLPTPFAWYMHQLPEWFQKFSVGFTFFVELGIVFLIFAPRRLRLVAAFFIAGSQVLILLTGNYTFFNFLTIILCVFLLDDAFLSRISPKKFAERIVKRFSPRIIPGPGQVALATIAFVLVFFSILQMTLMFSGSLPSSAQGMLRIMQPFHIVNTYGLFAVMTTSRPELIIEGSNDGEHWQEYEFKYKPGDLRKPPGFVAPHQPRLDWQMWFAALHAQRALESGIEEGRYNLWFVNFMVRLLQDSPQVLKLLAKNPFPESPPRYVRALLYEYQFTDFDTKKREGTWWKRELKEIYLPSLSLQ is encoded by the coding sequence ATGAGTAAAGAGAATAAGAAAGTTGAGTTCCCATTATTAGTATATGACGGAGATTGCACATTTTGTCGCGCATGGGTTGATTACTGGAAAAGTTTAACAGGAGATAGAGTTGCATATGCTCCTTTTCAAGAGGTAGCAGAACAGTTTCCAACAATCCCCCTCAAGGAATTTAAAAATTCGGTTCAGCTCATTACTCCAAAAGGAAAGATATACAGTGGAGCTCATGGGGTATTTCGTACCTTGGCCTTGGGTAAGGCAGTAAAGTGGCTGCTTTTTATGTATCTTAGGGTTCCTGGTTTTGCATTCTTTTCTGAACTCTTTTACAGGATTATTGCACGTCACCGCGGTCTTGCCTATTTTTTAACGAAAGTTTTTTGGGGAAAGCAGCTTATCCGTCCCTCATACATTCTTGTTCGGTGGCTCTTTTTTAGACTCTTCGGAGTCGTTTACCTTACTGCATTTATCTCGCTCTTCCTGCAGTTGTCGGGTCTTGTGGGGAGCAATGGCATTTTGCCTGCCAGCAATTTTTTGGAGGTACTGATAGATAATCTGGGACCCAAAGCCTTTTGGTTTTTTCCTACGGTAGCCTGGTTGAATGTAAGCGATCTATTTTTGCACCTGGTAGCCCTTGTGGGCGCAGTTTTATCACTCCTTCTTATCTTTGGGATAACCCGTACTCGTCTGTTGGCTGCCCTCTGGTTTTTGTATTTATCTCTTTTTACAGTTGGGCAGGTCTTTTTGTCATTTCAGTGGGATATTTTACTTTTGGAGGTAGGGTTCTTGGCCATACTCTTGACCCTGTCTCAAAATGTTATCTGGCTGTTTCGTTGGCTGTTGTTTAAATTTATCCTGATGTCTGGCGCAGTCAAGCTCTTAAGCGGGGATATTATCTGGAGAAATTTTACTGCCCTCAATTTTCATTATCAAACACAACCCCTCCCAACTCCTTTTGCCTGGTATATGCACCAGCTCCCAGAATGGTTTCAAAAGTTTTCCGTTGGTTTTACGTTTTTTGTGGAACTTGGGATTGTGTTTTTGATTTTTGCACCCCGTCGCCTCAGACTCGTTGCAGCCTTTTTTATCGCAGGCAGCCAAGTCTTGATACTTTTGACCGGAAACTACACCTTCTTTAACTTCCTCACCATTATTCTTTGTGTGTTTTTACTTGACGACGCTTTTCTCAGCCGTATCTCTCCAAAGAAGTTTGCAGAAAGAATTGTCAAACGTTTTTCTCCACGAATCATACCGGGCCCCGGACAAGTTGCTTTAGCAACCATTGCCTTTGTCCTTGTGTTCTTCAGTATTCTTCAGATGACCCTCATGTTTTCTGGTTCCTTGCCAAGCTCAGCTCAAGGTATGTTGCGCATTATGCAACCTTTTCACATTGTGAATACCTATGGGCTGTTTGCAGTCATGACTACCTCAAGGCCAGAACTCATTATTGAGGGCTCCAATGATGGAGAGCACTGGCAAGAGTATGAATTCAAGTATAAACCAGGCGATCTGAGAAAACCACCTGGCTTCGTAGCTCCTCACCAGCCTCGTTTAGATTGGCAAATGTGGTTTGCGGCATTACATGCACAAAGAGCTTTGGAAAGTGGCATAGAAGAGGGGAGGTATAATCTATGGTTTGTAAACTTTATGGTTAGGCTACTGCAAGATTCTCCGCAGGTCTTAAAACTCTTGGCCAAAAACCCCTTTCCTGAATCTCCGCCACGCTATGTAAGAGCATTGTTGTATGAGTACCAATTCACTGATTTTGATACGAAGAAGCGAGAGGGTACGTGGTGGAAAAGGGAATTGAAAGAAATATATCTTCCTTCTTTATCATTGCAATGA
- a CDS encoding small multi-drug export protein codes for MQEALFTFLVAASPVVELRGAIPLALLVYELPLWQAFFLSVAGNMVPVLLLPFLGALSGELSRRFSIFERYFTWLFSKTSRNKKRMFEIFRDFALVVFVAIPLPFTGAWTAVVAAFVFGIPFRRAFPLILFGVIMAAIIVSLLTTLW; via the coding sequence ATGCAAGAAGCCTTGTTCACCTTTCTTGTTGCAGCTTCTCCGGTTGTAGAACTACGGGGGGCTATTCCCTTGGCTTTACTCGTCTATGAATTGCCTCTTTGGCAGGCTTTTTTCTTGTCTGTTGCAGGGAATATGGTTCCGGTGCTTCTTTTGCCTTTTCTTGGAGCTTTGAGCGGTGAACTTTCGCGTCGCTTTTCCATCTTTGAGCGATATTTTACCTGGTTGTTCTCTAAAACAAGTAGGAACAAAAAGAGGATGTTTGAGATATTCCGGGATTTTGCCCTTGTGGTGTTTGTGGCAATTCCCTTGCCGTTCACCGGGGCTTGGACCGCCGTGGTGGCGGCGTTCGTGTTTGGGATTCCGTTTCGCCGGGCATTCCCTCTTATCCTGTTTGGGGTTATAATGGCCGCGATCATTGTGTCTCTACTGACAACGCTATGGTAG